A genomic region of Pseudopipra pipra isolate bDixPip1 chromosome 20, bDixPip1.hap1, whole genome shotgun sequence contains the following coding sequences:
- the DNM1 gene encoding dynamin-1 isoform X7: MGNRGMEDLIPLVNRLQDAFAAIGQNANLDLPQIAVVGGQSAGKSSVLENFVGRDFLPRGSGIVTRRPLVLQLVNASTEYGEFLHCKGKKFTDFEEVRLEIEAETDRVTGSNKGISPVPINLRVYSPHVLNLTLVDLPGMTKVPVGDQPPDIEFQIRDMLMQFVTKENCLILAVSPANSDLANSDALKIAKEVDPQGQRTIGVITKLDLMDEGTDARDVLENKLLPLRRGYIGVVNRSQKDIDGKKDIQAALAAERKFFLSHPAYRHMADRMGTPFLQKVLNQQLTNHIRDTLPGLRNKLQSQLLSIEKEVEEYKNFRPDDPARKTKALLQMVQQFAVDFEKRIEGSGDQIDTYELSGGARINRIFHERFPFELVKMEFDEKELRREISYAIKNIHGIRTGLFTPDLAFEAIVKKQVQKLKEPSLKCVDMVVSELTSTIRKCSEKLSQYPHLREEMERIVTTHIREREGRTKDQVMLLIDIELAYMNTNHEDFIGFANAQQRSSQMSKKKAAGNQDEILVIRKGWLTINNIGIMKGGSKEYWFVLTAENLSWYKDDEEKEKKYMLPVDNLKLRDVEKGFMSSKHIFALFNTEQRNVYKDYRQLELACETQEEVDSWKASFLRAGVYPERVGDKDKASEAEENGGDSFMHSMDPQLERQVETIRNLVDSYMAIVNKTIRDLMPKTIMHLMINNTKDFIHSELLANLYSCGDQNTLMEESAEQAQRRDEMLRMYHALKEALNIIGDINTSTISTPMPPPVDDSWLQVQSVPSGRRSPTSSPTPQRRAPAVPPARPGSRGPAPGPPPAGGSTLGGAPPVPSRPGASPDPFGPPPQVPSRPNRAPPGVPSRPGKASPARPESPKPPFDM; the protein is encoded by the exons GGACTTTCTGCCACGTGGATCTGGCATCGTAACCAGGCGCCCGCTGGTCCTGCAGCTTGTAAATGCCAGCACAG aataTGGTGAGTTCCTACActgcaaaggaaagaaattcaCTGATTTTGAGGAGGTCCGTTTGGAGATTGAGGCTGAAACAGATCGTGTTACTGGCTCCAACAAAGGGATTTCCCCTGTGCCCATCAATCTCAGAGTCTACTCTCCCCATG TCCTGAACCTGACTCTGGTGGATCTGCCGGGTATGACAAAAGTCCCCGTGGGGGATCAGCCCCCTGACATCGAGTTCCAGATCCGAGACATGCTCATGCAGTTTGTCACCAAAGAGAATTGCCTCATCCTGGCAGTGTCCCCAGCCAACTCTGATTTGGCCAATTCTGATGCCCTGAAGATCGCAAAGGAGGTGGATCCTCAAG GCCAACGCACCATTGGGGTCATCACGAAGCTGGATCTTATGGATGAAGGAACTGATGCAAGAGATGTATTAGAAAACAAATTGCTTCCACTCCGTAGAG GTTACATTGGTGTAGTCAACAGAAGTCAGAAGGACATAGATGGCAAGAAGGACATtcaggcagctctggctgcagagaggaagttttttctcTCCCACCCAGCCTACAGACACATGGCTGACCGCATGGGAACCCCCTTCCTGCAGAAAGTACTGAACCAG CAATTGACCAACCACATCCGTGACACCCTGCCAGGGCTGCGGAACAAGCTCCAGAGCCAGCTGCTTTCCATTGAGAAGGAGGTGGAGGAGTACAAGAACTTTCGCCCTGATGACCCTGCTCGCAAGACCAAAGCTCTGCTTCA gaTGGTCCAGCAGTTTGCTGTGGACTTTGAGAAACGCATTGAGGGCTCTGGAGACCAAATTGATACCTATGAGCTGTCAGGAGGAGCGAGGATTAACCGCATCTTCCATGAGCGCTTCCCCTTTGAGCTGGTGAAG ATGGAGTTTGATGAGAAGGAGCTGCGGCGGGAGATCAGCTACGCCATCAAGAACATCCATGGTATCAG AACGGGTCTCTTCACGCCTGACCTCGCTTTTGAAGCCATAGTGAAAAAGCAGGTGCAGAAGTTGAAGGAGCCAAGTCTGAAGTGTGTGGATATGGTAGTGAGTGAGCTCACATCCACCATCAGAAAGTGTAGCGAAAAg ctcagccaaTACCCTCATCTGCGTGAGGAGATGGAGAGGATTGTCACCACTCACATCCGGGAGAGAGAAGGCAGGACCAAGGATCAG GTCATGCTTCTAATAGACATCGAGCTGGCTTACATGAACACAAACCATGAGGATTTCATTGGCTTTGCCAA TgctcagcagaggagcagccagATGAGCAAGAAGAAGGCAGCTGGCAATCAG GATGAGATCCTG GTGATCAGAAAGGGCTGGCTCACCATCAACAACATTGGGATCATGAAGGGTGGCTCCAAGGAGTATTGGTTTGTCCTGACAGCGGAGAACCTCTCCTGGTACAAGGATGATGAG gagaaggagaagaagtaCATGTTACCAGTGGATAACCTGAAACTGCGAGATGTGGAGAAGGGGTTCATGTCTAGCAAGCACATCTTTGCTCTCTTCAACACTGAACAGAG GAATGTTTACAAGGACTACCGGCAGCTGGAGCTGGCCTGTGAGACCCAGGAGGAGGTGGATAGCTGgaaagcctccttccttcgtGCAGGAGTGTACCCAGAGCGTGTTGGG GACAAGGACAAA GCCAGTGAGGCAGAGGAGAATGGAGGAGACAGTTTCATGCACTCCATGGACCCTCAGCTGGAGAGACAAGTGGAAACAATCAGGAACCTGGTGGATTCCTACATGGCAATTGTCAACAAAACCATCAGAGACCTCATGCCGAAGACAATCATGCACCTCATGATAAACAAT ACCAAGGACTTCATCCACTCGGAGTTGCTGGCGAACCTGTACTCGTGTGGGGACCAAAACACGCTGATGGAGGAGTCGGCGGAGCAGGCCCAGCGCCGCGACGAGATGCTGCGCATGTACCACGCCCTGAAGGAGGCCCTCAACATCATCGGGGACATCAACACCAGCACCATCAGCACCCCCATGCCCCCACCGGTGGACGACTCCTGGCTGCAGGTGCAGAGCGTACCGTCCGGACGCAG GTCTCCCACGTCCAGCCCCACTCCTCAGAGGAGAGCTCCGGCAGTGCCGCCCGCCAGACCTGGGTCTCGCGGACCAGCTCCTGGGCCACCTCCTGCTGGTGGGTCCACGCTGGGTGGTGCCCCCCCTGTGCCCTCCAGGCCAGGTGCCTCTCCTGATCCCTTCGGGCCCCCACCTCAGGTTCCTTCTCGGCCTAATCGTGCTCCTCCTGGTGTTCCCAG
- the DNM1 gene encoding dynamin-1 isoform X5, with protein sequence MGNRGMEDLIPLVNRLQDAFAAIGQNANLDLPQIAVVGGQSAGKSSVLENFVGRDFLPRGSGIVTRRPLVLQLVNASTEYGEFLHCKGKKFTDFEEVRLEIEAETDRVTGSNKGISPVPINLRVYSPHVLNLTLVDLPGMTKVPVGDQPPDIEFQIRDMLMQFVTKENCLILAVSPANSDLANSDALKIAKEVDPQGQRTIGVITKLDLMDEGTDARDVLENKLLPLRRGYIGVVNRSQKDIDGKKDIQAALAAERKFFLSHPAYRHMADRMGTPFLQKVLNQQLTNHIRDTLPGLRNKLQSQLLSIEKEVEEYKNFRPDDPARKTKALLQMVQQFAVDFEKRIEGSGDQIDTYELSGGARINRIFHERFPFELVKMEFDEKELRREISYAIKNIHGIRTGLFTPDMAFETIVKKQVKKIKEPCLKCVDMVISELINTVRQCTKKLSQYPHLREEMERIVTTHIREREGRTKDQVMLLIDIELAYMNTNHEDFIGFANAQQRSSQMSKKKAAGNQDEILVIRKGWLTINNIGIMKGGSKEYWFVLTAENLSWYKDDEEKEKKYMLPVDNLKLRDVEKGFMSSKHIFALFNTEQRNVYKDYRQLELACETQEEVDSWKASFLRAGVYPERVGDKDKASEAEENGGDSFMHSMDPQLERQVETIRNLVDSYMAIVNKTIRDLMPKTIMHLMINNTKDFIHSELLANLYSCGDQNTLMEESAEQAQRRDEMLRMYHALKEALNIIGDINTSTISTPMPPPVDDSWLQVQSVPSGRRSPTSSPTPQRRAPAVPPARPGSRGPAPGPPPAGGSTLGGAPPVPSRPGASPDPFGPPPQVPSRPNRAPPGVPSRPGKASPARPESPKPPFDM encoded by the exons GGACTTTCTGCCACGTGGATCTGGCATCGTAACCAGGCGCCCGCTGGTCCTGCAGCTTGTAAATGCCAGCACAG aataTGGTGAGTTCCTACActgcaaaggaaagaaattcaCTGATTTTGAGGAGGTCCGTTTGGAGATTGAGGCTGAAACAGATCGTGTTACTGGCTCCAACAAAGGGATTTCCCCTGTGCCCATCAATCTCAGAGTCTACTCTCCCCATG TCCTGAACCTGACTCTGGTGGATCTGCCGGGTATGACAAAAGTCCCCGTGGGGGATCAGCCCCCTGACATCGAGTTCCAGATCCGAGACATGCTCATGCAGTTTGTCACCAAAGAGAATTGCCTCATCCTGGCAGTGTCCCCAGCCAACTCTGATTTGGCCAATTCTGATGCCCTGAAGATCGCAAAGGAGGTGGATCCTCAAG GCCAACGCACCATTGGGGTCATCACGAAGCTGGATCTTATGGATGAAGGAACTGATGCAAGAGATGTATTAGAAAACAAATTGCTTCCACTCCGTAGAG GTTACATTGGTGTAGTCAACAGAAGTCAGAAGGACATAGATGGCAAGAAGGACATtcaggcagctctggctgcagagaggaagttttttctcTCCCACCCAGCCTACAGACACATGGCTGACCGCATGGGAACCCCCTTCCTGCAGAAAGTACTGAACCAG CAATTGACCAACCACATCCGTGACACCCTGCCAGGGCTGCGGAACAAGCTCCAGAGCCAGCTGCTTTCCATTGAGAAGGAGGTGGAGGAGTACAAGAACTTTCGCCCTGATGACCCTGCTCGCAAGACCAAAGCTCTGCTTCA gaTGGTCCAGCAGTTTGCTGTGGACTTTGAGAAACGCATTGAGGGCTCTGGAGACCAAATTGATACCTATGAGCTGTCAGGAGGAGCGAGGATTAACCGCATCTTCCATGAGCGCTTCCCCTTTGAGCTGGTGAAG ATGGAGTTTGATGAGAAGGAGCTGCGGCGGGAGATCAGCTACGCCATCAAGAACATCCATGGTATCAG AACCGGTCTCTTCACACCCGACATGGCCTTTGAGACCATTGTGAAAAAGCAGGTGAAGAAGATTAAAGAGCCTTGCCTGAAATGCGTGGACATGGTCATTTCGGAGTTAATCAATACTGTTAGACAGTGCACCAAGAAG ctcagccaaTACCCTCATCTGCGTGAGGAGATGGAGAGGATTGTCACCACTCACATCCGGGAGAGAGAAGGCAGGACCAAGGATCAG GTCATGCTTCTAATAGACATCGAGCTGGCTTACATGAACACAAACCATGAGGATTTCATTGGCTTTGCCAA TgctcagcagaggagcagccagATGAGCAAGAAGAAGGCAGCTGGCAATCAG GATGAGATCCTG GTGATCAGAAAGGGCTGGCTCACCATCAACAACATTGGGATCATGAAGGGTGGCTCCAAGGAGTATTGGTTTGTCCTGACAGCGGAGAACCTCTCCTGGTACAAGGATGATGAG gagaaggagaagaagtaCATGTTACCAGTGGATAACCTGAAACTGCGAGATGTGGAGAAGGGGTTCATGTCTAGCAAGCACATCTTTGCTCTCTTCAACACTGAACAGAG GAATGTTTACAAGGACTACCGGCAGCTGGAGCTGGCCTGTGAGACCCAGGAGGAGGTGGATAGCTGgaaagcctccttccttcgtGCAGGAGTGTACCCAGAGCGTGTTGGG GACAAGGACAAA GCCAGTGAGGCAGAGGAGAATGGAGGAGACAGTTTCATGCACTCCATGGACCCTCAGCTGGAGAGACAAGTGGAAACAATCAGGAACCTGGTGGATTCCTACATGGCAATTGTCAACAAAACCATCAGAGACCTCATGCCGAAGACAATCATGCACCTCATGATAAACAAT ACCAAGGACTTCATCCACTCGGAGTTGCTGGCGAACCTGTACTCGTGTGGGGACCAAAACACGCTGATGGAGGAGTCGGCGGAGCAGGCCCAGCGCCGCGACGAGATGCTGCGCATGTACCACGCCCTGAAGGAGGCCCTCAACATCATCGGGGACATCAACACCAGCACCATCAGCACCCCCATGCCCCCACCGGTGGACGACTCCTGGCTGCAGGTGCAGAGCGTACCGTCCGGACGCAG GTCTCCCACGTCCAGCCCCACTCCTCAGAGGAGAGCTCCGGCAGTGCCGCCCGCCAGACCTGGGTCTCGCGGACCAGCTCCTGGGCCACCTCCTGCTGGTGGGTCCACGCTGGGTGGTGCCCCCCCTGTGCCCTCCAGGCCAGGTGCCTCTCCTGATCCCTTCGGGCCCCCACCTCAGGTTCCTTCTCGGCCTAATCGTGCTCCTCCTGGTGTTCCCAG
- the DNM1 gene encoding dynamin-1 isoform X12, with protein MGNRGMEDLIPLVNRLQDAFAAIGQNANLDLPQIAVVGGQSAGKSSVLENFVGRDFLPRGSGIVTRRPLVLQLVNASTEYGEFLHCKGKKFTDFEEVRLEIEAETDRVTGSNKGISPVPINLRVYSPHVLNLTLVDLPGMTKVPVGDQPPDIEFQIRDMLMQFVTKENCLILAVSPANSDLANSDALKIAKEVDPQGQRTIGVITKLDLMDEGTDARDVLENKLLPLRRGYIGVVNRSQKDIDGKKDIQAALAAERKFFLSHPAYRHMADRMGTPFLQKVLNQQLTNHIRDTLPGLRNKLQSQLLSIEKEVEEYKNFRPDDPARKTKALLQMVQQFAVDFEKRIEGSGDQIDTYELSGGARINRIFHERFPFELVKMEFDEKELRREISYAIKNIHGIRTGLFTPDLAFEAIVKKQVQKLKEPSLKCVDMVVSELTSTIRKCSEKLSQYPHLREEMERIVTTHIREREGRTKDQVMLLIDIELAYMNTNHEDFIGFANAQQRSSQMSKKKAAGNQDEILVIRKGWLTINNIGIMKGGSKEYWFVLTAENLSWYKDDEEKEKKYMLPVDNLKLRDVEKGFMSSKHIFALFNTEQRNVYKDYRQLELACETQEEVDSWKASFLRAGVYPERVGDKDKASEAEENGGDSFMHSMDPQLERQVETIRNLVDSYMAIVNKTIRDLMPKTIMHLMINNTKDFIHSELLANLYSCGDQNTLMEESAEQAQRRDEMLRMYHALKEALNIIGDINTSTISTPMPPPVDDSWLQVQSVPSGRRSPTSSPTPQRRAPAVPPARPGSRGPAPGPPPAGGSTLGGAPPVPSRPGASPDPFGPPPQVPSRPNRAPPGVPRITISDP; from the exons GGACTTTCTGCCACGTGGATCTGGCATCGTAACCAGGCGCCCGCTGGTCCTGCAGCTTGTAAATGCCAGCACAG aataTGGTGAGTTCCTACActgcaaaggaaagaaattcaCTGATTTTGAGGAGGTCCGTTTGGAGATTGAGGCTGAAACAGATCGTGTTACTGGCTCCAACAAAGGGATTTCCCCTGTGCCCATCAATCTCAGAGTCTACTCTCCCCATG TCCTGAACCTGACTCTGGTGGATCTGCCGGGTATGACAAAAGTCCCCGTGGGGGATCAGCCCCCTGACATCGAGTTCCAGATCCGAGACATGCTCATGCAGTTTGTCACCAAAGAGAATTGCCTCATCCTGGCAGTGTCCCCAGCCAACTCTGATTTGGCCAATTCTGATGCCCTGAAGATCGCAAAGGAGGTGGATCCTCAAG GCCAACGCACCATTGGGGTCATCACGAAGCTGGATCTTATGGATGAAGGAACTGATGCAAGAGATGTATTAGAAAACAAATTGCTTCCACTCCGTAGAG GTTACATTGGTGTAGTCAACAGAAGTCAGAAGGACATAGATGGCAAGAAGGACATtcaggcagctctggctgcagagaggaagttttttctcTCCCACCCAGCCTACAGACACATGGCTGACCGCATGGGAACCCCCTTCCTGCAGAAAGTACTGAACCAG CAATTGACCAACCACATCCGTGACACCCTGCCAGGGCTGCGGAACAAGCTCCAGAGCCAGCTGCTTTCCATTGAGAAGGAGGTGGAGGAGTACAAGAACTTTCGCCCTGATGACCCTGCTCGCAAGACCAAAGCTCTGCTTCA gaTGGTCCAGCAGTTTGCTGTGGACTTTGAGAAACGCATTGAGGGCTCTGGAGACCAAATTGATACCTATGAGCTGTCAGGAGGAGCGAGGATTAACCGCATCTTCCATGAGCGCTTCCCCTTTGAGCTGGTGAAG ATGGAGTTTGATGAGAAGGAGCTGCGGCGGGAGATCAGCTACGCCATCAAGAACATCCATGGTATCAG AACGGGTCTCTTCACGCCTGACCTCGCTTTTGAAGCCATAGTGAAAAAGCAGGTGCAGAAGTTGAAGGAGCCAAGTCTGAAGTGTGTGGATATGGTAGTGAGTGAGCTCACATCCACCATCAGAAAGTGTAGCGAAAAg ctcagccaaTACCCTCATCTGCGTGAGGAGATGGAGAGGATTGTCACCACTCACATCCGGGAGAGAGAAGGCAGGACCAAGGATCAG GTCATGCTTCTAATAGACATCGAGCTGGCTTACATGAACACAAACCATGAGGATTTCATTGGCTTTGCCAA TgctcagcagaggagcagccagATGAGCAAGAAGAAGGCAGCTGGCAATCAG GATGAGATCCTG GTGATCAGAAAGGGCTGGCTCACCATCAACAACATTGGGATCATGAAGGGTGGCTCCAAGGAGTATTGGTTTGTCCTGACAGCGGAGAACCTCTCCTGGTACAAGGATGATGAG gagaaggagaagaagtaCATGTTACCAGTGGATAACCTGAAACTGCGAGATGTGGAGAAGGGGTTCATGTCTAGCAAGCACATCTTTGCTCTCTTCAACACTGAACAGAG GAATGTTTACAAGGACTACCGGCAGCTGGAGCTGGCCTGTGAGACCCAGGAGGAGGTGGATAGCTGgaaagcctccttccttcgtGCAGGAGTGTACCCAGAGCGTGTTGGG GACAAGGACAAA GCCAGTGAGGCAGAGGAGAATGGAGGAGACAGTTTCATGCACTCCATGGACCCTCAGCTGGAGAGACAAGTGGAAACAATCAGGAACCTGGTGGATTCCTACATGGCAATTGTCAACAAAACCATCAGAGACCTCATGCCGAAGACAATCATGCACCTCATGATAAACAAT ACCAAGGACTTCATCCACTCGGAGTTGCTGGCGAACCTGTACTCGTGTGGGGACCAAAACACGCTGATGGAGGAGTCGGCGGAGCAGGCCCAGCGCCGCGACGAGATGCTGCGCATGTACCACGCCCTGAAGGAGGCCCTCAACATCATCGGGGACATCAACACCAGCACCATCAGCACCCCCATGCCCCCACCGGTGGACGACTCCTGGCTGCAGGTGCAGAGCGTACCGTCCGGACGCAG GTCTCCCACGTCCAGCCCCACTCCTCAGAGGAGAGCTCCGGCAGTGCCGCCCGCCAGACCTGGGTCTCGCGGACCAGCTCCTGGGCCACCTCCTGCTGGTGGGTCCACGCTGGGTGGTGCCCCCCCTGTGCCCTCCAGGCCAGGTGCCTCTCCTGATCCCTTCGGGCCCCCACCTCAGGTTCCTTCTCGGCCTAATCGTGCTCCTCCTGGTGTTCCCAG
- the DNM1 gene encoding dynamin-1 isoform X11 codes for MGNRGMEDLIPLVNRLQDAFAAIGQNANLDLPQIAVVGGQSAGKSSVLENFVGRDFLPRGSGIVTRRPLVLQLVNASTEYGEFLHCKGKKFTDFEEVRLEIEAETDRVTGSNKGISPVPINLRVYSPHVLNLTLVDLPGMTKVPVGDQPPDIEFQIRDMLMQFVTKENCLILAVSPANSDLANSDALKIAKEVDPQGQRTIGVITKLDLMDEGTDARDVLENKLLPLRRGYIGVVNRSQKDIDGKKDIQAALAAERKFFLSHPAYRHMADRMGTPFLQKVLNQQLTNHIRDTLPGLRNKLQSQLLSIEKEVEEYKNFRPDDPARKTKALLQMVQQFAVDFEKRIEGSGDQIDTYELSGGARINRIFHERFPFELVKMEFDEKELRREISYAIKNIHGIRTGLFTPDMAFETIVKKQVKKIKEPCLKCVDMVISELINTVRQCTKKLSQYPHLREEMERIVTTHIREREGRTKDQVMLLIDIELAYMNTNHEDFIGFANAQQRSSQMSKKKAAGNQDEILVIRKGWLTINNIGIMKGGSKEYWFVLTAENLSWYKDDEEKEKKYMLPVDNLKLRDVEKGFMSSKHIFALFNTEQRNVYKDYRQLELACETQEEVDSWKASFLRAGVYPERVGDKDKASEAEENGGDSFMHSMDPQLERQVETIRNLVDSYMAIVNKTIRDLMPKTIMHLMINNTKDFIHSELLANLYSCGDQNTLMEESAEQAQRRDEMLRMYHALKEALNIIGDINTSTISTPMPPPVDDSWLQVQSVPSGRRSPTSSPTPQRRAPAVPPARPGSRGPAPGPPPAGGSTLGGAPPVPSRPGASPDPFGPPPQVPSRPNRAPPGVPRITISDP; via the exons GGACTTTCTGCCACGTGGATCTGGCATCGTAACCAGGCGCCCGCTGGTCCTGCAGCTTGTAAATGCCAGCACAG aataTGGTGAGTTCCTACActgcaaaggaaagaaattcaCTGATTTTGAGGAGGTCCGTTTGGAGATTGAGGCTGAAACAGATCGTGTTACTGGCTCCAACAAAGGGATTTCCCCTGTGCCCATCAATCTCAGAGTCTACTCTCCCCATG TCCTGAACCTGACTCTGGTGGATCTGCCGGGTATGACAAAAGTCCCCGTGGGGGATCAGCCCCCTGACATCGAGTTCCAGATCCGAGACATGCTCATGCAGTTTGTCACCAAAGAGAATTGCCTCATCCTGGCAGTGTCCCCAGCCAACTCTGATTTGGCCAATTCTGATGCCCTGAAGATCGCAAAGGAGGTGGATCCTCAAG GCCAACGCACCATTGGGGTCATCACGAAGCTGGATCTTATGGATGAAGGAACTGATGCAAGAGATGTATTAGAAAACAAATTGCTTCCACTCCGTAGAG GTTACATTGGTGTAGTCAACAGAAGTCAGAAGGACATAGATGGCAAGAAGGACATtcaggcagctctggctgcagagaggaagttttttctcTCCCACCCAGCCTACAGACACATGGCTGACCGCATGGGAACCCCCTTCCTGCAGAAAGTACTGAACCAG CAATTGACCAACCACATCCGTGACACCCTGCCAGGGCTGCGGAACAAGCTCCAGAGCCAGCTGCTTTCCATTGAGAAGGAGGTGGAGGAGTACAAGAACTTTCGCCCTGATGACCCTGCTCGCAAGACCAAAGCTCTGCTTCA gaTGGTCCAGCAGTTTGCTGTGGACTTTGAGAAACGCATTGAGGGCTCTGGAGACCAAATTGATACCTATGAGCTGTCAGGAGGAGCGAGGATTAACCGCATCTTCCATGAGCGCTTCCCCTTTGAGCTGGTGAAG ATGGAGTTTGATGAGAAGGAGCTGCGGCGGGAGATCAGCTACGCCATCAAGAACATCCATGGTATCAG AACCGGTCTCTTCACACCCGACATGGCCTTTGAGACCATTGTGAAAAAGCAGGTGAAGAAGATTAAAGAGCCTTGCCTGAAATGCGTGGACATGGTCATTTCGGAGTTAATCAATACTGTTAGACAGTGCACCAAGAAG ctcagccaaTACCCTCATCTGCGTGAGGAGATGGAGAGGATTGTCACCACTCACATCCGGGAGAGAGAAGGCAGGACCAAGGATCAG GTCATGCTTCTAATAGACATCGAGCTGGCTTACATGAACACAAACCATGAGGATTTCATTGGCTTTGCCAA TgctcagcagaggagcagccagATGAGCAAGAAGAAGGCAGCTGGCAATCAG GATGAGATCCTG GTGATCAGAAAGGGCTGGCTCACCATCAACAACATTGGGATCATGAAGGGTGGCTCCAAGGAGTATTGGTTTGTCCTGACAGCGGAGAACCTCTCCTGGTACAAGGATGATGAG gagaaggagaagaagtaCATGTTACCAGTGGATAACCTGAAACTGCGAGATGTGGAGAAGGGGTTCATGTCTAGCAAGCACATCTTTGCTCTCTTCAACACTGAACAGAG GAATGTTTACAAGGACTACCGGCAGCTGGAGCTGGCCTGTGAGACCCAGGAGGAGGTGGATAGCTGgaaagcctccttccttcgtGCAGGAGTGTACCCAGAGCGTGTTGGG GACAAGGACAAA GCCAGTGAGGCAGAGGAGAATGGAGGAGACAGTTTCATGCACTCCATGGACCCTCAGCTGGAGAGACAAGTGGAAACAATCAGGAACCTGGTGGATTCCTACATGGCAATTGTCAACAAAACCATCAGAGACCTCATGCCGAAGACAATCATGCACCTCATGATAAACAAT ACCAAGGACTTCATCCACTCGGAGTTGCTGGCGAACCTGTACTCGTGTGGGGACCAAAACACGCTGATGGAGGAGTCGGCGGAGCAGGCCCAGCGCCGCGACGAGATGCTGCGCATGTACCACGCCCTGAAGGAGGCCCTCAACATCATCGGGGACATCAACACCAGCACCATCAGCACCCCCATGCCCCCACCGGTGGACGACTCCTGGCTGCAGGTGCAGAGCGTACCGTCCGGACGCAG GTCTCCCACGTCCAGCCCCACTCCTCAGAGGAGAGCTCCGGCAGTGCCGCCCGCCAGACCTGGGTCTCGCGGACCAGCTCCTGGGCCACCTCCTGCTGGTGGGTCCACGCTGGGTGGTGCCCCCCCTGTGCCCTCCAGGCCAGGTGCCTCTCCTGATCCCTTCGGGCCCCCACCTCAGGTTCCTTCTCGGCCTAATCGTGCTCCTCCTGGTGTTCCCAG